In Brassica napus cultivar Da-Ae chromosome C2, Da-Ae, whole genome shotgun sequence, the sequence CTCATTACAATGATCTCTCTAGCCATAAACTTAACACTCTCTAAATCGCTGAGATCAAACCGGACTCTTTTAAGCGCAACAATCTTGTTATCCAAGAGATCACGAGCCTTGTAGACACTGCTGTACGTACCTTGTCCAATctacaaagaagaaagaaacattCATTAAAACAAAGTTCACCATAGGAGCCAAATTGTATACTTACTTTCTCCAGTTTCTCAAAGGTGCTAGCACGACGTGGAGTCCAACCCACAAGTGCTTCACCAGCCACCGAGACTAGCCAAGCAGGCCATCCTGCAGCCACCTCTGGTTCTTCTTTAGCAACAACAGTACTAGGCTTTCTCTTTAGTTCCTTATCCTTGTCttcgtcttcatcttcatccGTGTCACCAATCTCTGCAATCTCCGGAGACAACCTAGTTGAACTGAACTTGGATCTGTCTTGTTGCTCTTCTTTACTCTGGCTCGAATCATCAATCCTCGAAGAAGAACGCTTCTCCGATGATTCTTTCCTTTGATGATGATGGTTTCTCTTTGGAGACTTCTTCTTTGAGATTATGCAACCCATGAGATGAGCCCCGATTCAACTCTTTATTACTTACTGTAGATACCCTAATTCATCCTTaccaaactcaacttcattttcCCGGCACCATCGAATCGAAACCAAGAACCTGATGTTTAACTCAATCCAAAgggaccaaaaaaaaaaacgaacttGAGTGGAAAAATCAAAACCCAGGAACCCCAATTTGAATTCAGGCTAAAGTGAAGATGAAACTATGTGAAAGAGGGAGAGAGTAGGAGGAGATGTGTACGCaagatttggatttttatttttcttcttttttttttgagattggTATCATTTGACCAAAGAAGACGCAGAGACAGAGAGATGTGTATAAACTATGTATACATAcataatatatcaaaaatacatatatatgtattattgatgtgtattattttacatatttatatgccAACAGCTAACACCGTCTTCGTCAACGGAAGGTGGGACTTTCTCTCTCACTAATTTTCTTGCCTAAATTGTAAATTACACCTTTTTCTTTTGTGAATTATGCATAATTGATTCTTACTAACTTTTTTAAGGGGTGAACGCGGAtcaaatatccaaatttttggagttactagggattaacccgggctacgcccgagatttttttttttttctaatttaagttgttaaattatttatatttaggttatgatatatatttagttaagatgcatgtcataagtaaactttatttttaaattttaacacgttaaattaacatttttttactatttaaatatttttttgtaattttgttggctatatagttatcatatttagcaaaactatctctTGAGTGTTgcaataaatgttttagatatttaattaaactgcagagtattttcggatcgaccacatgctcaacaatcgatcgatccgtaaaaagatggtcgatctccttggccaggtaagtacaattttagcaaaaatatatttgattttcaaatattaagtatataattcttttgaataatgattttttgaattgtattttttgattaaattattgtattataatgtttatgtaaatattttttgtgatgtttgaatttgtgctgttagtatacttaacctagatgatattgatgtttaacaatttattttttttctggaaatagaaaataatgatatatcaaaacatatctaatacttgttaaatgatagtataatgtaaattacatccattatttgaaaataaccatttgttgtttttattttttttaaatcagaaattatttttatttaaaaacattattcatatataatataatagtttaagtttggaagattaatctctatatataaattatgtatattttaaaaataataataatttaagatattatatattgagtaattgAATAAAAGTTGAATTTATTATCTTGAAAAtggaatatttatatttttgtcttcatgttatactcaccaatccagcattgatatttataactcagtatgttttaaaaaaacgtagttttaagtaataaacgaatttaataaattaaattcatcacctataatgttttgtaaactatatttgaaaactctctaaaattatattttaagcataatattactattatttaatttaagttattttaagcataatatatgctaaaccaaattaaattatatttacaataggaccatcctaaaccattaataaaccaaaaacaaaatactaaaccaacatgaaccaatacctgattcggcgaagAAAGAACTGTTTcaggataaacgcttgaatggttattaaatgtaatggtttgatcatgaaagagttagtatgaatattaacaataaaattatggattagattaatttaaatttgtaagaatacctttgagtctatgaaaaccAATTCAATTTTCATGAATAAATTTGGCTTTTGTAAGTTGCGGGTtttccaacaatgaatccacctaacaaaaagttcgttgttataaaaaatctcctttaaggtcattaaaggtttttgggacggcaagagttgatggtgaaaccatttttttgctcgagtgctttgaagttttcgTTGATAGTGTGAGgatgatgttgatggaataatgaattttataggaactttcttgatgtaaaactatacatttttttttgtttaatgtggtattttcatttttatataatttactaccattttaagataaatgtacattttaagatagatgtttaaatcttaatgtacattttccatttctttaaattatatatttccatttgttatactttctatttacgtaatatctatattttaaaatttaagatatatttttaaatcttaatataattttccatttttaaattgcatatttacttatattatatatttacttattatttatttttctttatatcgtgtatttctatttcttatactttctatttactaataattttatattttaagatagatttacattttaagattgatgtttaaatactaatgtactttttccatttttttaaattgtgtatttccttttcttatactttctatttgcgtaatatctatattttacactttaagatagatgtttaaatattaatatattttttccattgtttttaagttctgtatttctttttcttatactctatatttacttaatatctatattttacattttcagatagatgtttaatatttaatgtactctttccttattttaaaaattgtgcatttacatattattgtatatataatttatatatttataatatttacttattatttacttatactttatgtttagttaatatctatattttatattttaatatagatgtttaaatcttaatgtaaaacatcaatgtttaatagaagaacttggacaaatagtcaaatagttatatttatgttttttttataaaatggtaatgttacattatggagataagccttttttagtgaaaaattgtaatattacatatgtttaatgtagtttttctatttttttatgttgtatgtttacatattattgttatttttaaatgtaaaatgataatcttaaatatttttaatgtagtatttccatttttttatgttgtatgcttacatattatttattattttcgaaattatatataatgtttttttacaaaatagcaatgttacattatggagataagccattttttttagtgaaaaatggtaatcttacatatgtttaatgtagtttttccattttttatgttgtatgtttacatattattttttaaaaataaaaatgtaaaatggtaaggGCAATTGTCCAAAAGAACACATTtcaagtttatgtcacaaaaatgacaccaggaaatgaaagtcacaaaaatgacattcattaaagggcaAAAGGTCACTACTACCCTTGtgttataagaataaaaaaacaaacaattcaTTTCCTTCACTCACGACTCTTCGAACCGTgtcgtctccggctcgggaatcTTCAAACCCTCACCGGCACTGTCGTCTCCGGCTCGcgaatcatcttctccggctcggGAATCATCGTCTCCGGCTAgggaatcatcttctccggctcgctaGTCATCTTATTCGGCTCgctaatcatcttctccggctcgctaatcatcttctccggctatCTAATCATCAGCGTCACACTCTCTACTCTCAAAATCGGACACAAATCACTatgtaactttttaaaattagggtttttgaattaaaatttgtgaagcttgcgttttgattttgatttgtttgttactctttcttattaccagCGAAGCAAATAAAAGACTTTTGAATTGTGGGAACACAAAGTTGTTGGAGCATAATTCATCTCTTTGAGGTATGTTGCAGATTCAACCTTCTGTGTGTTtgtacaaatttataaaataaaagtttgttgTCTCTTGCTGCATCTATTGAATGTTTTTAGAAGATTTCCAGAAAGCATTTGTTGCTGCATCTATTGAATGTTGAATATTGAAACTCGTATGGTAACacattttgaaacttttttgctTAGAGTCTTGTTTTGATTAGGAATGATGATATTTTTGATAGGTTCTTGAATTTGCTTATGAGTCTTTTGTTGCTTGTGAAACTGTCTAGtgtttataataatttcaagaagcatttgttgtgttatttcaggaaagccttccagaaaagtttgaaattttttttccttgtttacgcaggatagaaacaagatgggAGATTCAGTACCTCTAAAACTAGCACTGCCAGAGCTGAAGTATCCTATTGGTTCACAGCCAAAGCAAAAGTCAGCAATCAACCAATATTCCGGCTCAGAGTATATCTCTATCGTTGACAGCATCCTAAAACCAGATGAGATGATAAGAGTCCGAGGATCATTTATGGGACCTATAATGAAGCTCAGTGAGAGAGGATTGAAGTTATCAGCAAAGATGGTCTACGCCATTCTCACTAGAAGCATCGTTTCTGTCAAGGAGAATGAAGCCTGGTTCCATTTCGGTGCGCAGCCAATGAGGTTCTCTATAAGAGAATTTCATATGATGACAGGCTTGAAATGTAGCGGTGCATTAGAAGGACCACGAAGGGAAACCGATAGATTTAATTGGGAATTGCTAAAGGGGCGTAGTCATAAGTTAAGTGACGTGGTGGAACAGCtcagaaacacaagagaagatgcTTCTGAGGAGAGAGTATGCCTCGCAATGCTCATCCTGGTAGAGAGCATATTATTGCGGAAGAGCAAAGGAGGGAGTTTTGCTTTGGAATATGCAAAAAATGCACAGGATATGACATATCCATGGGGGAAAGAGGCTTACATTGTGCTCCTGAAGTCAATTCAAAACGCTGTTGTGAATCATTTGGAGAATAAATCCAAATTTGAGTTGCAAGTTTATCCTCTAGTATTCCTTCTTTGGATACTAGAGTCGATTCCTTTGGTAAGGAATAAGTTCAGTAAGTGTGTACCAACAGTTGAGGTTCCTGGGCCGACTTACTTGTGTGAAAAATACACTGAGGTAGAGAATCCATCACTTGATAGGGTTTTACAGGTTGAAGCTGATACAAAGGTAAGCTTTTCCAAGTATATGTTTCTCAGTTtatttggcttcttctttttaatatgtttctcaTTGGTCTTTTTTAAAATACTCTCAGCTGAAGGTCCATTGCATACTACCTTCTATTCCTCATGATCCAGAAGATGATATCTCCATTGAAGACAAATATAGTGACGAGCTGGAAACACTGAAAGATGTAACAAAGAAAGGGTACAAGCTTACAGCCGATGACTGGGAAAATAGGTGTGTAGACACATTTGAAACATTGGATGCTCTTATTCAAATGATGGCAAATAAGGAGACTGGCCAAGCTTCTACTCCGATTGATGAGGATTCAGtaaatgaaaaagtgaacagaATCATCGAGGTAATGGAGGAGAATCTGAAGAGCATGAAGGATCGAATGTCATTACTGGAAGAAGAAAACATGCATCTTAGAGCCCGTGTGTCAGAGTTGGAAGGAAACAACAATGTTTTTCCCACTAACGTGACACAACAGGTAAATTCTCAAAACATCTTCTTTTACATTtgcattttcaagtattttttggaAGATCTTGTACATATTCTTGAATGCCTTCCTAATATTTGACAAACAGCGATCCAGTGGgacacctttatctccaatgtctcacacgcaaccatcgagtgagacgcctttatctccaatgtctcaacagcctaatttgacacatgaggtatgtaacaaataaatattgttgagttttgaagtaatatttggaagcttttgtacTTCTTGAATGCATTCCTGATTTTTGCAGGAGACAATGATTGAATCAGCTGCATCTCCAAAGTCTCAACAAAATGAGGTATATGCTcaaaaatttttaagaaaatatttggaaattcttGTACAAAATCCTGAATGCCTTCCTGATTTTTGCAGGATTACACGCAACCATCGAGTGAGacgcctttatctccaatgtctcaacaacctaatttgacacatgaggtatgtaaccaataaatattgttgagttttgaagtaatatttggaaacttttgtacatattcttgaatgcattcttgattttTGCAGGAGACAATGAATGAATCAGATGATGACACTCCTGCCCTTGATACTCAAGTATTCTCTCCTAATCTGACaaaagaggtatatgctcaatgatattgttttcacagttggagtttacaaattagttttgggtgatttttttttacatataaaggCTTTTTTGATTTTTGACAGAAAGAAACAAGTGA encodes:
- the LOC125581704 gene encoding uncharacterized protein LOC125581704 isoform X2, giving the protein MGPIMKLSERGLKLSAKMVYAILTRSIVSVKENEAWFHFGAQPMRFSIREFHMMTGLKCSGALEGPRRETDRFNWELLKGRSHKLSDVVEQLRNTREDASEERVCLAMLILVESILLRKSKGGSFALEYAKNAQDMTYPWGKEAYIVLLKSIQNAVVNHLENKSKFELQVYPLVFLLWILESIPLVRNKFSKCVPTVEVPGPTYLCEKYTEVENPSLDRVLQVEADTKLKVHCILPSIPHDPEDDISIEDKYSDELETLKDVTKKGYKLTADDWENRCVDTFETLDALIQMMANKETGQASTPIDEDSVNEKVNRIIEVMEENLKSMKDRMSLLEEENMHLRARVSELEGNNNVFPTNVTQQRSSGTPLSPMSHTQPSSETPLSPMSQQPNLTHEETMIESAASPKSQQNEDYTQPSSETPLSPMSQQPNLTHEVCNQ
- the LOC125581704 gene encoding uncharacterized protein LOC125581704 isoform X1, which translates into the protein MGPIMKLSERGLKLSAKMVYAILTRSIVSVKENEAWFHFGAQPMRFSIREFHMMTGLKCSGALEGPRRETDRFNWELLKGRSHKLSDVVEQLRNTREDASEERVCLAMLILVESILLRKSKGGSFALEYAKNAQDMTYPWGKEAYIVLLKSIQNAVVNHLENKSKFELQVYPLVFLLWILESIPLVRNKFSKCVPTVEVPGPTYLCEKYTEVENPSLDRVLQVEADTKLKVHCILPSIPHDPEDDISIEDKYSDELETLKDVTKKGYKLTADDWENRCVDTFETLDALIQMMANKETGQASTPIDEDSVNEKVNRIIEVMEENLKSMKDRMSLLEEENMHLRARVSELEGNNNVFPTNVTQQRSSGTPLSPMSHTQPSSETPLSPMSQQPNLTHEETMIESAASPKSQQNEVYAQKFLRKYLEILVQNPECLPDFCRITRNHRVRRLYLQCLNNLI